Part of the Pseudomonas chlororaphis genome, GTGTTTTAACTTGTTTCCATTGAGCCAAGCGCCTTCAGGCGTGCCAACGTACCGCTCGCCAGTAAATGGCTGATTCATCACGCCGAGCACAGGACGCTGACCATCGTTTAGGGCTATTAGCGTCCCCCATAGTGGCAAGCCAGTGATAAACGATCGAGTCCCATCGATAGGATCAAGTACCCAACTCAGTTCACTGCGCCCCTGCAGCGAGCCTTCCTCCTCACCTAAAATTCCATGTGTGGAGTATTGATCCTGAATCAGTTCACGCATTGCTTGTTCGGCTTTACGATCAGCCAAGGTTACCGGACCTTAGACGCTACCCCCTTTGTGCTTTACATCCAACGTGCTTCGAAAGTACGGCTCAATAACCTCAGCGGAGACATCAGCTAAACGCTCAGCGAAATGCTGATACTCATTAATCAAACGCATGTCCAACACATCAGCCCTCCTTCCCGGGCGCGGGCGCTGTCTGGCCGCTGTCTTTCAAGGCCTTGGTCACTTCCGGCGGCATGTATTTTTCATCGTGCTTGGCCAGCACTTCGTCGGCCACCACCACGCCGTCGGCATTTAGCTTGCCCAAGGCGACAATGCCCTGCCCTTCGCGGAACAGGTCCGGCAGGATGCCGCGGTAGGTGATGGTCACGGTCTTGTTGAAGTCGGTGACGTTGAAGGTCACGTCCAGGGAATCCCCGGAGCGCACCAGCGAACCTTTCTCCACCATGCCGCCGGCACGGATGCGCGTGTCCTTCGGTGCTTCGCCGTTGGCGATCTGGGTCGGGGTGTAGAACAGGTTGATGTTCTGTTGCAGGGCACTCAGGGCCAGGCCGACCGCGGCGCCCACGCCCACCAGGATCGCAAGAATGATGACAAGACGTTTTTTGCGCAGCGGATTCACTGACCGTTCTCCCGGCGCAGACGACGCGCCTCCTGTTGCAGATACCGCCTGCGGGCCAGGACCGGCACCGCCACGTTGAGGACCAGCACGGCCAGGCAGATGCCATAGGCTGACCAGACATACAGGCCATGATGGCCCATGGCGAGGAACTCGCCGAATGAAGCGAAACTCATCGAGCGCTCTCCAGGCTGCTCTGCACTTCGGCCTTCACCCAACTGGCGCGGGCCTCGCGCTTGAGCACTTCCAGGCGCATGCGCAGCAGCAGCACCGCGCCGAAGAAACAGTAGAAACCCAGCGCCGTGAGCAGCAGCGGTAGCCACATCTCCACGGGCATTGCCGGTTTTTCGGTGATGGTGAAGGTCGCGCCCTGGTGCAGGGTGTTCCACCATTCAACCGAGTACTTGATGATCGGGATGTTGATCACCCCGACAATGGCCAGCACCGCGCAGGCATTGGCGGCACTGTCACGATTGCTGATGGCGTTGCCCAGCGCAATGAGACCGAAGTACAGGAACAGCAGGATCAGCATCGACGTCAGTCGGGCATCCCAGACCCACCACGAACCCCAGGTCGGCTTGCCCCAGATGGCCCCGGTGACCAGCGCCACGGCGGCCATCCAGGCGCCGATGGGCGCGGCGCATTGCAGGGCCACGTCGGCCAGTTTCATTTTCCACACCAGCCCGACCACGCCACACACCGCCAGCATCACGTAGATGGACTGGGCCAGCATCGCGGTGGGAACGTGGATGTAGATGATGCGGAAGCTGTTGCCTTGCTGGTAATCCGGTGGGGCGAAGGCCAGGCCCCAGACCACGCCGACGCCAATCAGCAGCAGTGCGAAGAGGCTCAACCAGGGCAACAGTCTGCCGCTGATGCCGTAGAACCACTTGGGTGAGCCGAGCTTATGAAACCAGGTCCAGTTCATTGCTGTTTCCATCACGGTTGCGGCCCAGGATTTGCGACCGCCGAATCTGCCCATGGAGCAGGCCTCGCTAGCTGTTCGTGTTCCCTTTAACCAAGAGTGTTTTACATTCTGGACGCTTCAGAAAATGAACGGTCAAACCAAAAATCAACCCCCAAAAAGGGGCGGAGAATCCACAAAAAGAGACCCCAGAAGCTGTAACGAGAAAAGTGAAAAGTCCTGCGTCGTGCTCTTTTGTCTCACCCAGGCTGCGCACCAATGCATCGCCGATCGCGCCATACAACGCCAAGCCTGCAAGTGCTGCGATCAACGCTCTAGGAAACGCCGCGAACAAGGAAACCAGCGTGGCACCTGCTATACCAAACAGCAGATAGGTGGCACTCCCGGAAAGAGCAGCGACATAGCGCCGCCGCGGATCCTCATGGGCCTCGAGGCCGGTACAAAGGCTTGCTGTAACTGCCGCGAGGTTCAGACCATGGCAAGCAAAGGGCGCCAACAGCATCGCGCCGATAGCACTGACACTGATAATGGGACTGGCAGGCGTGTTGAACCCTGCGTTGCGCAAAACTGCCATGCCTGGCATGAACTGGCCCGTCAGCGACACCACAACCAACGGCAACGCCAAATTCAAAATGACCGTTAAAGAAAACTGAGGAGCGATCCATTGAGGAGTGGCTAGGTCAAACACTAACACTTCGGTTCGCAAGTGCCCGCCAAACATCGTGACGGCGCCACCGACCAGCAAAACGGCCAACACGGCATAACGTGGCCAGACTCTACGCATTAGGATGTACGCAATAAACATCGACGAGACCAAGGCTGGCTGCTCCGGTAGCACCCGAAATACCTCGATGCCGAACGAAAAGAGAATGCCGGCTTGCATGCCCGCCGCGATCGAGCCCGGCAAGCGAGCGATGATTCGATCGAAAGCACCGCTAACGCCAATCAGCAGTAGGATGACATTAGCGACTATAAACGCACCCACCGCTTGATTGATGCTCATTTGCGGAAGCGCCGTAACGAGCAGCGCCGAACCGGGGATGGACCACGCAATCACGACCGGCACCCGATAATACAGGCTGAGCGAAGCCCCAATTACCGCACTGCCAATCGAGATCGCCCATATCCAGGATGAAAGAACTTCCTGTGAAAGGGACGCACTCTGTGCGGCATGAAAAACCAACACAAGCGGGCCGGCATAAGAAATCAACGTTGCAATGATCCCTGCCACCAGAGCTGATGGCGAAGCATCTCTGAGCACACTTTTCATGGCATTCGCAATTTATCGACGCAACAAGGAACGACTCATCAGAACGGGGGCCGTCCCGCTGGCCCCGTTCTGGTGAATTAATCATGCATTCTGGAGGGCTCGGGGGCGCTGACTGCGCTGCTCTGCAGTTGGATCAACAGCGTGTTGCAGCTGGAAGTTAAACTTGAGTTCAGCGTAGCGCCCCGAAACACCCCGTGCGCCATCCTCCTTGAACTCCACCTCTCCAACCAATCCATCGCGGGTGGCGTATGCAAAGTCATCCCAAAGGTACTTATCTCCTGAAAGATTGATCTGAGTAGTCAGATGCCTGTGTCCTGGAGCCGAAATGAAGAAGTGAACATGCGCCGGTCGCTGGCCGTGGCGACCGAGCCCGTCCAGGCATTCCTGGGTAGGGCCCTGCGGATCGCAACCATAGCCGGAGGGCACGATACTGCGCGCACGGTAGCGCCCCTGCGCATCTGTAATGATGCGACGACGCAAGTTGTACTCAGACTGGCTCTTATCGAAAAATGAATACGTGCCCTTGGTATTGGCGTGCCACAAATCTACCGTGGCGCCCGCCAGTGGATGACCCTGTGTATCAAACACTTGGCCTTCAAGGAACATCACGGTAGCTGGCCCCTCCTCGTTGCCGTCGTCCATACGGACTTCGCCTTCGCTTATGGGGGCACCAGCAACGTAAAGGGGGCCCTCGATGGTACGTGGCGTACCGCCCGTCAACCCTACCTGCGCATCCTTGGCGTCTTGCAGCAAATCCAGGAAGTGCTCAATACCTAGGCCTGCGACCAGCAACCCGGCCTCACTGCGCCCGCCCAAACGGTTGATATAGTCCACCGCTTTCCAGAACTCATCCTCGCTGATTTCAAGGTCTTCGATTATCCGCGCGGTATCGTTCAACACTCGTAGGATGATGCTTTTGAGGCGCGCGCTGCCCGCCGCATTTTTCAACCCAGCAGCATCCTCGAAGAACTTCTGAATCTCGGCGGTTTGCGAAATCTTCACGGTCATGGTGTTCACCTCATCTTGTTTTTTTAGAGTGATCGAATAGCAATTGCAGGAATCTCAACGGTCATCCGCATGGATGGACGAAGGGTGGCGACACAGCCCGTTGATCTCGATGCTCATGTAGGGAAAAAGCGGCAGCTGCATGAGGGTGTCGTGCAGCGCCTCGACGCTAGGTGCATCGAACACGCTGTAGTTGGCGTAGTGACCCGCGATGCGCCAGAGGTGGCGCCAAGTACCCTCGCGCTGCAGT contains:
- a CDS encoding heme ABC transporter permease, translated to MNWTWFHKLGSPKWFYGISGRLLPWLSLFALLLIGVGVVWGLAFAPPDYQQGNSFRIIYIHVPTAMLAQSIYVMLAVCGVVGLVWKMKLADVALQCAAPIGAWMAAVALVTGAIWGKPTWGSWWVWDARLTSMLILLFLYFGLIALGNAISNRDSAANACAVLAIVGVINIPIIKYSVEWWNTLHQGATFTITEKPAMPVEMWLPLLLTALGFYCFFGAVLLLRMRLEVLKREARASWVKAEVQSSLESAR
- a CDS encoding hemagglutination activity protein; this translates as MSFASFGEFLAMGHHGLYVWSAYGICLAVLVLNVAVPVLARRRYLQQEARRLRRENGQ
- a CDS encoding catechol 1,2-dioxygenase; translation: MTVKISQTAEIQKFFEDAAGLKNAAGSARLKSIILRVLNDTARIIEDLEISEDEFWKAVDYINRLGGRSEAGLLVAGLGIEHFLDLLQDAKDAQVGLTGGTPRTIEGPLYVAGAPISEGEVRMDDGNEEGPATVMFLEGQVFDTQGHPLAGATVDLWHANTKGTYSFFDKSQSEYNLRRRIITDAQGRYRARSIVPSGYGCDPQGPTQECLDGLGRHGQRPAHVHFFISAPGHRHLTTQINLSGDKYLWDDFAYATRDGLVGEVEFKEDGARGVSGRYAELKFNFQLQHAVDPTAEQRSQRPRALQNA
- a CDS encoding muconolactone delta-isomerase, which gives rise to MLFHVKMTVNLPLDMDASRAAQLKADEKELAQRLQREGTWRHLWRIAGHYANYSVFDAPSVEALHDTLMQLPLFPYMSIEINGLCRHPSSIHADDR
- a CDS encoding cytochrome C biogenesis protein CcmE (CycJ; periplasmic heme chaperone that binds heme transiently via a histidine residue and delivers it to newly synthesized and exported c-type cytochromes; requires the ATP hydrolysis activity of the CcmA protein in order to transfer the heme to the apocytochrome; part of the cytochrome c maturation system; periplasmic protein anchored to the inner membrane), which encodes MNPLRKKRLVIILAILVGVGAAVGLALSALQQNINLFYTPTQIANGEAPKDTRIRAGGMVEKGSLVRSGDSLDVTFNVTDFNKTVTITYRGILPDLFREGQGIVALGKLNADGVVVADEVLAKHDEKYMPPEVTKALKDSGQTAPAPGKEG
- a CDS encoding benzoate transporter, which produces MKSVLRDASPSALVAGIIATLISYAGPLVLVFHAAQSASLSQEVLSSWIWAISIGSAVIGASLSLYYRVPVVIAWSIPGSALLVTALPQMSINQAVGAFIVANVILLLIGVSGAFDRIIARLPGSIAAGMQAGILFSFGIEVFRVLPEQPALVSSMFIAYILMRRVWPRYAVLAVLLVGGAVTMFGGHLRTEVLVFDLATPQWIAPQFSLTVILNLALPLVVVSLTGQFMPGMAVLRNAGFNTPASPIISVSAIGAMLLAPFACHGLNLAAVTASLCTGLEAHEDPRRRYVAALSGSATYLLFGIAGATLVSLFAAFPRALIAALAGLALYGAIGDALVRSLGETKEHDAGLFTFLVTASGVSFCGFSAPFWGLIFGLTVHFLKRPECKTLLVKGNTNS